TAATTACCGCCGATGGGCGAGGGCAGCAGGCCGTACAGCGAGTAGCGCTCGCGGTCTACGCCGGCATTGGCTTGTACTTGCAGGCCGTCCTTGCTTTCGGTCATGCCGATGGCGCTGCGTGCTTCACGCAGGCGGGCATCGGCCAGTTTCAGGCTGGGAGATTGTTGCAGGGCGGTACTGATCAGCTGGTCCAGCGCCGGGTCTGCCAGTTGCTGCCACCAGCCCTGACGTACCTGGGCGGCTGCATGGCTATCCAGTTGCAGCTGGCTTGCCGTCAGCGGTTTGGCGGGCGCGGTTTCGTCACCGAAACTGGCGCAACCACCCAGCATGGCGGTCAACATCAGCACGCCAGCTGTCTGCTGCCAATTGGGTTTATTCACCTTGTGGGTCTCCGGATTCCATCGTGATGGTTGATCGTGTGATAGTCACTTACGTTATTATCTGGCGGTGCGCGGCCTTGTCAGGCCTGCTCCGGGTCTAGCCGCCCAGTTTTGCCAGCAGCTTGCGCATCATCTTTTCCATCAGCTGCATTTCCTCGGCATCAAAGTCCTGCCACAGCGCACGGTGACTGGCACGGGATACCGGCAGCAGTTTTTCCACCAGCGCCAGTCCGGCATCGGTCAGCTCCAGGCGGATCTTGCGTCGGTCTTCGGCGCAGGGAATGCGCGTGGCCCAGCCATTGCGTACCAGTTCGTCGACAATCCGTGTGGCATTGGTGCGCGAGGAGTCCAGCGTGTCGCTGATGTCTGACGGAAACAGGGTTTGCTGCGGGCAGGCATACATGGCCAGCAGCGACATCCACAACGACTCGTTCAAGCCGTACTCCTTCATGTCTTCATTCAGATGACAGGTCAGGCGCGGCAGGATGTGGTAGTACAGCCGGGTGAGGATGACTTCCTGGCGCGGTACGCCGGGGAAGCGGCTTTCGATGCGATCGATTGCCTGTTCCAGATGATGGAATGATTTGTTCATGCGTCATTTTAGTAACGTGCGTTACTATTTTTCAAGTGATTATTTGCATGAAAGTAATTTCTGGATGATCGGATTGTCGCGTGTTCACGACAGGGTGGCTGTGGAGCCAAAGCAAACGCCAGGCTTGGCCTGGCGTTGAGTAGGGGATGTGGGTGCATGTGCTACCGGTTGATGATGGCGGTACCGCTGGCTGTGACTTCAGTGTTGCAGCAGCGCCAGTACCTTCTCTGGCGGGCGGCCCAGTACGGCCTTGTCCTCGCTGACGGCAATCGGGCGCTCGATCAGCATGGGATTGTCCACCATGGTTTCGATCAGCGAATCGCGCTCCAGCGTGATGTCGTCCAGGCAGAGGGTTTCATATTCCTCTTCCTTGGTACGCAGCAGATCACGCGGCTCCAGTTGCAGCAGGGTCAGGATGTGGTCCAGTTCGGCGGCGGTGGGCGGGTGTTTCAGGTATTCGATCACCTCGACCTCGGCACCGGCTTCTTGCAGCAAGGCCAGTGCTTCGCGCGATTTGGAACAGCGCGGGTTATGGTATAGACGGATCATGGAGGGTCTCCCTTGTGGTTTTGGTGGGGCGGGAAGAGGGTCTGCCGCGCCTGCCCTCCGGGTGGGCACAACGGGTGTGCCAGCAGTCAGCCGGGCAGGACAGTGACTTCCATCTTAGACAGAAAACTTTTTCTTTGTGTAGCTGCAATGCCATGCTGGCCTGCAACATTTCTGCGGCGCGCATTCTCGCTCAGACCGCGGCATGCGCCAAGGGTTTGGCTTTTGCGGCGACGGAACGGTAACATGTGCCGCCCCCACCGCCCTTGATCGGATTCTCATGTCGCATTCTGCACGCAGCCACTTCGGTCTGGCCCTGTTGCTGGCGGCCCTGTCCACGCTGGGCCCCTTCTCGATCGATACCTTTCTGCCGGCCATGCAGGCCATTGGCCATACGCTGTCTGCCTCTCCCTTGCAGATGCAGCAGGCGCTGACGGTATACCTGTTGTGCTATGCGGTGATGATGTTGTGGCATGGTTCGATTTCTGATGCTATCGGTCGCCGACCGGTGGTGCTGGTCACTACTTTGCTGTTCAGCCTGGCCTCGCTGGGCTGTGCGCTGGCACCGTCGCTGGGCTGGCTGCTGTTGTTCCGTGGGCTACAGGGTTTGTGCGGCGGTGCCGGGCTGGTGGTGGGCCGGGCGATCATCCGCGACAAGCTGGACGGGGCGGAGGCACAGCGGCTGATGTCGCAGGTGACCATGTTGTTTTCGCTGTCGCCAGCGATTGCCCCGGTGGTGGGCGGCTGGCTGTTTGGTGCCTTTGGCTGGCATTCCATTTTTGTCTTCATGGCGCTGGTGGGCTTGCTGCTGTTTGTGATGAGCTGGTTTGCACTGGATGAAACCCATCATGCTCATCTGCGTACCCCCTTGGCCTGGCGCTCCTTGCTGCGCAATTATCTGGAGGTGCTGGGCAAGCGCGATTTCCAGCTGCTGGCAGCGGCGGTGTCCTGCAATTTTGCCGGCTTCTTTCTGTACATCCCGTCGGCACCGGTGTTCTTGCTGCAGCATCTGCATTTGCGGCCGGACCAGTTTCTGTGGATGTTTGGTCCGGCGGTGTCCGGCATCATGTTCGGGGCTTATCTGTCTGGCAAGATGGCCGGACGGCGCAGCGCGCGAGAGATTGTCACACTGGGTTACGTGCTGATGTTTGCCGCCGCGGGGGCAAACCTGGCCTACAACCTGGGGGTGGCGGAGGCTGCCATGCCGTGGGCGGTGCTGCCGCTGGCCTTGTACACCACCGGCATGTCGCTGGCCGCACCCTCCATTACTCTCAATCTGATGGACCAGTTTCCCGCGCTGCGCGGTACGGTGTCGTCCTTGCAGGGATTTTTGCAGACCATGCTGGGCAGTATTGTGGCCGGGGTGATTGCGCCACTGGTCTGGGGCAGTACGCTCAGCCTGGCCTGTTGCATGGCAGTGTTTCTAGTGCTGGGTTTTTGCTTTCGCACGGCCTATCGCCGGCGGCTGGCGCGTCTGCCTGCCTGAGGCTGCCGCCGGCCTCATGCCACCTTCGTTCCGGAGCGACCCTGTTGTAAATTCTGCATACTGAGTAGGGTTTTTCCGGAATTTATCAATAATTTTCCCGGATAGTGCCGGTGAGTGGATTGCGAAAGAGAATGATTCGCATATAAAATGCGAAAAATTATCATTCTCCTGCAGCTATCCGTAGCGACTCCCGCTGCCCGCTGCTTTGCATAAAGGGTAACTCATGCGCTCCACCATCAGCACCGTTTTGCTGGCTTCCGCCGCCTTGACCCTGAGCGCCGTTGCGGCGGCCAAGGAATATCCGATTGGCAAGCCGGCCATCAAGAATGGCATGGAAATTGGCGCGGTTTACCTGCAGCCGACCAAGATGGAGCCGGAAGGCATGATGCGCAAGGCGGAAGAGTCCGACGTGCATCTGGAAGCCGACATCCATGCGCTGAAGAACAACCCCAATGGTTTTGAAGAAGGTGCCTGGATGCCCTACCTGATGGTCAAGTACGAACTGACCAAGGTGGGTGGCAAGGGCAGCATCAAGGGCGACATGATGCCGATGGTGGCCAACGATGGCCCGCACTACGGCGATAACGTGAAGCTGCAAGGCCCGGGCAAGTACAAGCTGAAGCTGACCATTCTGCCGCCGTCGGAAAACCCGCACGCCCACTTTGGCCGCCATGTGGATAAGGAAACCGGCGTTGGCCCGTGGTACAAGTCCTTCGAAGTGAACTACGAGTTCACCTACGCCGGCATTGGCAAGAAGGGCGGCTACTAAGTCGCAGCGCCCGACGGCAAAGTGTAATGCGAATCTAAACGCAAACCATTCCCGTTGGAGTATCATGAGAAACAGCGCTGCCCGATTTGAGCCAGCGCTGTTTTCCATTCAGGGGTTGCAGATGAAAGTTGCGATGTTTCTGGCGGCAGCACTGCTGTCGATGTCGGCGCTGGCTGACGACATGCCCACCTACAAGCTGGAAATGAAGGACGGCGTACTTAAGCCGGCCCGCCTGCAGGTGCCGGTAAATACCAAGTTCCGCCTGGAAGTGAGCAATACCGGCAAGACGCCGGCCGAGTTTGAAAGCACCCAGCTGCGCAAGGAAAAGGTATTGGCACCGGGGGTGACTTCCTCGGTGGTGATCCTGCCGCTGGTGGCGGGCGAGTACAAGTTTTTCGATGATTTCCACATGGCAACCGCACAGGGCGTGATTGTTGCCAAGTAAGTGACACGCGCAGGAAGAAGGTAAAAATGGGTCAGGTATTGTTCATTGTCTGGCGCGAAAGCGTGGAAGCCTTGCTGGTGGTGGGCATTCTTAATGCCTGGATGAACCAGAACCCGCAAGGCCGTGCCGGTAAACCCTATTTGTGGGGTGGCGTGGCACTGGGTATTGCACTGGCGGTATTGCTGGCGGTGGCGCTGTTTTCCGCCAGTACCCTGATGGCCGGCTCGCAGGATGTGTTCCAGACCGTGATGGAGTTCATGGCCTCCGGCCTGATCGTGCAGATGGTGTTGTGGATGCGCGAACATGGCCGCACGCTGAAAAAAGAGCTGGAATCCGGCCTGGCCGATAATGCCAGCAGTGCCAACTGGTGGGGCGTTACCACGCTGGTGGCGATTGCGGTGGCGCGCGAAGGCAGCGAGACGGTAGTGTTTCTGTACGGCATGCTGGGCAGTGCCGACGGCCAGACCCTGCTCAATATGAGCGGCGCGGCGCTGATGGGCCTGGGGCTGGCTTTCCTTACCTTCTATATATTGCAACTGGGCGGCAAGGTGCTGTCCTGGCGCTTGTTCTTCCGCGTGACCGAAATCATGCTGCTGCTGCTGGGTGCGTCCTTGTTCCTGGCTGCGGTGGAAAAGCTGATTTCCATGGAAATCCTGCCCGCGCTGATCGACCCCTTGTGGGACAGCTCAGCCTTGCTGGATGACGCTACACCCGCCGGTGGGGTAGTGGCTTCGCTCACCGGTTATCGCGCCCATCCGGCGCTGATGAGCCTGCTGGCCTATCTGTCGTTCTGGGCTGGCGTGTTTGGCCTGTTCTTCTGGCGCAAGCGCCGTCAGGCCGTATGAAACCGCTTGCCGATCATCGTCGCCGGCCCGAGCTGGTGCGCCCGCTGGCTGGCGGTTGCGGCGGCCATGCGCCAGCCGGCAATGGCCGCCTGGCCGTGGTGGGCAACTGGCTGCGCGACCATGCCGGCACCCTGCGCCTGCTGCAATGGCTGGTGGTGCTGGTGTATGCGGCGCTGCTGTTGATTCCGGCCTGGCTGCCATTGCCGGGTGACAGCGCCCGCATCGTCAACAACCTCACCATCTTTGCCCAGTTCGTGTTCTGGGGCATCTGGTGGCCCTTCGTGCTGCTGTCCATGGTGCTGTTTGGCCGCCTGTGGTGCGGGGTGCTCTGCCCGGAAGGCGCGCTCAGTGAATGGGCGGCGAAGAAGGGCCTGGGCCGGCCGATTCCGCGCTGGATGCGCTGGGATGGCTGGCCTTTTGTCGCCTTTGCCCTCACCACGCTGTATGGCCAGCTGGTGAGCGTGTATCAGTATCCCAAGGCGGCGCTGCTGGTGCTGGGCGGCTCCACCGTGGCGGCCATCGCTATCGGCCTGGTGTATACCCGTGGCAAGCGCGCCTGGTGTCGCCATCTGTGCCCGGTCAACGGCGTGTTCTCGCTGTTGTCCAAGCTGGCTCCCATGCATTACAAGGTGGATGAACAGCGCTGGCAGGAGTCCGCCCGCCAGTCCGGCGTCATCCGCATTCAGGCAGTGGACTGCGCGCCGCTGCAGCCGCTGCGTCATATGCAGGGCGGCAGTGGCTGCCATATGTGCGGCCGCTGCAGTGGTCACCGCGATGCTATCAGCCTCAGCCTGCGTTCGCCGGCGGAAGAGGTGGTGAAGGTGGCGGCCAAGGAAGCCACGGTGTGGCAGACGCTGCTGATTGTTTACGGCCTGCTGGGTATTGCCATGGGCGGTTTCCACTGGACGGCCAGCCCCTGGTTTGTCGACATGAAGCAGGCGGCCGCCGAATGGCTGGTGGACCACGACATCATGTGGCCGCTGGATACCAATGCGCCGTGGTGGCTGCTCACCCATTACCCGGATCACAACGACGTGTTTTCCTGGCTGGATGGCATGGCCATCATCGCCTACATGCTGGGTACGGCGCTGGTGATCGGCAGCGGTCTGCTGCTGGCGCTGTCCTGTGCGGTGCGCCTGGCCGGCGCGTGGCGCAGCCAGCGCCTGCATCATCTGGCACAAAGCCTGATTCCGCTGGCCGGCATCGGCGTATTTCTGGGGCTGTCAGCACTGACGGTGACCCTGCTGAAGGCCGAGGGCATTGCCACCGGCTGGGCCAATGATTTGCGCTTGGGCCTGCTGCTGCTGGCCAATGTCTGGTCGTTGTGGCTGGCGGCGGGCATCGTGCGGCAATGGCAGGCCGGCTGGCGTACCTTGCCGGCGCTGGCTTGCCTGCTGGCAGGCATGGCGCTGGTGGATGCCGCCTGGGGCTTTATGTTCTGGTGGTGGTAAACCGCTAATCCCGAATATTCACCCGAATAATCAACAGGCCGCTGTGAGCGGCTTGTTGATTATTGACAAACCCCTCTCGCATCCTGAAAGAAAAGCGAGGCTCCCTTGCAGGGCAAGGGCGGGGGGATTGGGAATAGATGGAAGGCTGCGGAATAAAGCAGTTTGTCGGAAGGCCCGGCTTTGCCGGGTCCAATGCAACCGCGCCAAATAACTTTGTTTGCAGCCAAAACAGGGCGGCGTGACCGCCCTGTTTTGCGTCTGGCATCATGCCGCCGCCTGTACCAGTACCGGCTGCAACACGCGGATGACTTCCTGCGGGTCGATGCCGATCAGAAAACCGCGCTTGCCGCCATTGATATAAATGCGCGCCAGCTCGGCAATGCTGCTTTCCATATACACCGGCATCGGGTGGCGAGTGCCAAACGGGCTGGTGCCGCCCACCTGATAGCCACTGTGCTTGTCGGCGGTTTTCGGGTCGCAAGGATTGATCTTCTTTGCGCCGATCTGCTTGGCCAGCATGCCGGTGCCCACTTCGCGGTCACCATGCATCAGCACAATCAGCGGGTGCTTCTGCTCATCTTCCATGATCAGGGTTTTCACCACGCAGTGCTCGTCCACGCCCAGTTCGCGTGCCGACACGGTGGTGCCGCCCTTGTCCTCGTATTTGTACAGATGCTCGCTGTACTCCACTTTGTGTTCGCGCAGCACGCGAATGGCCTGGGTAACCGGCGCTTTTTCCTTGGACATATCCGTCTATCTGTTACGGCAAAACGGCTACTTTAGTGGCTGTGGCGGTCAACTGCAAACCGGGTGTACGGCGCTATGCCGGCGGCGTCTGGTGACTGCACCAGTTGCCGGTCAGGATCAGCGTGCGGCAGGGCGGATGCTGCACAACAGTTCTTTCCCAAGCAGCTGTATGCAGCTTTCCTGCTCTTCCTGACGACATAACAGCATGATCTGCGTTTTCAGCCTGGAGTCTGGCACGGGCCGATAACAGACCCGGTCGGTATCAATGTGCTGCAAGCCTGCCGGTAGCAGAGCCACACCCAATCCTAGCCCCACCATGGTGATGATGGACTTCCAGGTACGTGCCTGATGCAGGATGCGCGGATGAAACCCCGCCGCGGCGCATTGGGCCAGAATCTGGTGGTGAAAGTGTGGAGAGACTTCCGGCGCAAACAGGATGAAAGGTTGCTGTTGCAGTGAGGGCAGCGGGATGCATTGTTGTGCATGCAAGGGGTGCTCAAGCGGCAGGCAGCAGACAAAGTCTTCTTCCAGCATGGTCTGAGCCTGGATGGATGCGGGTAAATGGGCACCATTGGCGCAGCCAAGATCAATCTGCCGTTGTTCAATGGCTTGAATCTGTTCATGGGTACCCATTTCCTTGAGCGCAATGTCCACCCCAGGATATTGTGCGGCAAAGCGTTGTACCGCCTGCGGCAAGCCCAGATGCAACATCGAGTTGATGAATCCCAGGCGAATAAAGCCTTTTTTTCCTTGTGCATAGCTGCGTAGCATCTGCTGCAATTCATCCGCACTTTCCAGCAGGCTTCTGCATTTGATCAGCAAGGCATCACCGCATTGGGTCAGCCGCACTTCCTTGCTGTTGCGCAAGAATAATTGTACCCCTATCCGTTCTTCCAGTTTCCGAATGTCAAAACTCAAGGCCGGCTGTGAAATATGCAGCCGTTTTGCTGCCCGGCCAAAATGCAGTTCTTCAGCAACTGCAAGGAAATTGCGCAATTGTCTGAGTTCCATTGCCTTCTTTCGTGGATGACGATAACGATGATTTATCGTTCGAGAATTTAAATGTATTGGACGGTGCATTGCCATGCCAATAGCCTGTTTTCCTTCATCAATCAAGCAGTGCTATTGCTTGATCCGGGTGATGATTCTTGAGGAGAAAACAAATGGCAATGCATCAGGATGGACATGGTGGAAATAATATTCCCGATAGCAGAAATTGTAATTTCTTTGCATCGGATAAAGATCTAGGTGCCTTGCTGTCCTTGCATCTTGGTGCCGATTATTATTCCGGCATCAAAAAGCAGTTGTTTGATTTGGGTGGCAGGGTAACGGCGGAATTGGATGAGCTGGCATTGCTGGCTGATCGGAATCCCCCGGTGTTGTATCCACGGAATCGTCGTGCCGAGCCCGTGGATCATATTGAAAAGCACCCGGCCTATATCAAGCTGGAAGAGGTAGCTTATTCAGAATTGGGTTTGGCCTCGCTCAGCCATGATGGAAAAAATAACCCACCATTGCTGAAATATGCACTGACATATCTATTTGTACAGGCGGAATTTGGCCTGTGCTGCCCGGTCAGCATGACGGATTCACTCACCCGCACCTTGTGCAAGTTTGGCGAGCCAGACCTGGTGGCGCGCTATTTGCCTTTCCTCAGCACGCGGGATTTTGACCAGCTGTATCAGGGTGCCATGTTCATTACCGAGCAGCAGGCCGGTTCGGATGTCGGCCAGGTGGCCACCCGTGCGGTGTGCAGCCAGGCGGCTGACGGCAGTAAACAGTGGCAGCTATATGGCGACAAATGGTTCTGCTCCAATCCGGATGCCGAGCTGGCCATGGTGCTGGCACGCCCGGAAGGCGCTCCCGAGGGGATACACGGCTTGGGCCTGTTCCTGTTGCCCAAGCATTTGCCGGATGGCACGCGCAATGCCTACCGCATCGTGCGGCTGAAACCGAAAATGGGCACTCGCTCCATGGCCAGCGGCGAGATTGTGCTGGAAGGTGCCACGGCTTATCTGATTGGCCAGATTGGCCGTGGCTTCCAGCAAATGGCCGACATGATCAATATGTCGCGGCTGTCCAACGGGGTGAGGTCTGCCGGGCTGATGCGCCGAGCCTTGTCCGAAGCCTTGCATGTGGCCAGCCATCGCCATGCCTTTGGCCAGCGGCTGATCGATATGCCGCTGATGCAGCGCCAGTTGCTGAAGATGCTGCTGCCCACTGAGCAAGGCCGTTCCATGTTCATGCATACCGCGCAAATGCTGGGGCGGGCCGATGCCGGCGATGCCAGCGCGCAAGGCGCGGTACGGCTGTTGACGCCGCTGATCAAGTTCCGCACCTGCCGCGATGCGCGCCGGGTGACCGGGGATGCCATGGAAGTGCGTGGCGGGCTGGGTTACATCGAGGAATGGAGCGATGCCCGCATTGTGCGCGATGCCCACCTGGGCTCCATCTGGGAAGGCACCAGCAATATCGTGGCGCTGGACATCCTGCGCGCGGTCAAGCGCGCCGGGGCGCTGCCGCCCTTGCTGGCCCATGCGCTGGCCCTGCTGGACGAGGCGGGCCTGCCCGCCGCCAGTGATCAGTTGTTCCGCCGCGTATTACGTCAGGCGGCTGACAATCTGCTGCAGGTGGCCGAGCGCGGCGATGAGCAGTCCATCCGACAGGTGGGCAGCCAGTTCTATCATGTGCTGACCGCCCTGTTCATGGCCTGGGAAAGCGCCCGTCTGGCCCCGGATTACCGGCGGCTGGCCATTGCCCATCTGGTATTGCGCCACCGCGTGCTGCCGCGTGACCCGATGCAGCTGGATGCCGACGCACTGGCACCAGCGCTGGCGGCCAAATTGCTGGAAGTCCAGCCCTGCAGCCTGGGTGAAGCCATGGCCTGCCTGCCTGCCGGAGCTCAGCCATGAAGCCGGCAGCAGGGGCCTTGCACGGCGTGCGCGTGCTGGACCTGAGCCGCGTGCTGGGCGGGCCGTATTGCAGCCAGGCGCTGGCCGACCATGGCGCGGATGTCATCAAGCTGGAGCCGCCCTCCGGG
The sequence above is drawn from the Aquitalea denitrificans genome and encodes:
- a CDS encoding MarR family transcriptional regulator, with protein sequence MNKSFHHLEQAIDRIESRFPGVPRQEVILTRLYYHILPRLTCHLNEDMKEYGLNESLWMSLLAMYACPQQTLFPSDISDTLDSSRTNATRIVDELVRNGWATRIPCAEDRRKIRLELTDAGLALVEKLLPVSRASHRALWQDFDAEEMQLMEKMMRKLLAKLGG
- the arsC gene encoding arsenate reductase (glutaredoxin) (This arsenate reductase requires both glutathione and glutaredoxin to convert arsenate to arsenite, after which the efflux transporter formed by ArsA and ArsB can extrude the arsenite from the cell, providing resistance.); the encoded protein is MIRLYHNPRCSKSREALALLQEAGAEVEVIEYLKHPPTAAELDHILTLLQLEPRDLLRTKEEEYETLCLDDITLERDSLIETMVDNPMLIERPIAVSEDKAVLGRPPEKVLALLQH
- a CDS encoding multidrug effflux MFS transporter codes for the protein MSHSARSHFGLALLLAALSTLGPFSIDTFLPAMQAIGHTLSASPLQMQQALTVYLLCYAVMMLWHGSISDAIGRRPVVLVTTLLFSLASLGCALAPSLGWLLLFRGLQGLCGGAGLVVGRAIIRDKLDGAEAQRLMSQVTMLFSLSPAIAPVVGGWLFGAFGWHSIFVFMALVGLLLFVMSWFALDETHHAHLRTPLAWRSLLRNYLEVLGKRDFQLLAAAVSCNFAGFFLYIPSAPVFLLQHLHLRPDQFLWMFGPAVSGIMFGAYLSGKMAGRRSAREIVTLGYVLMFAAAGANLAYNLGVAEAAMPWAVLPLALYTTGMSLAAPSITLNLMDQFPALRGTVSSLQGFLQTMLGSIVAGVIAPLVWGSTLSLACCMAVFLVLGFCFRTAYRRRLARLPA
- a CDS encoding iron transporter, translating into MRSTISTVLLASAALTLSAVAAAKEYPIGKPAIKNGMEIGAVYLQPTKMEPEGMMRKAEESDVHLEADIHALKNNPNGFEEGAWMPYLMVKYELTKVGGKGSIKGDMMPMVANDGPHYGDNVKLQGPGKYKLKLTILPPSENPHAHFGRHVDKETGVGPWYKSFEVNYEFTYAGIGKKGGY
- a CDS encoding cupredoxin domain-containing protein; this encodes MKVAMFLAAALLSMSALADDMPTYKLEMKDGVLKPARLQVPVNTKFRLEVSNTGKTPAEFESTQLRKEKVLAPGVTSSVVILPLVAGEYKFFDDFHMATAQGVIVAK
- a CDS encoding FTR1 family iron permease, encoding MGQVLFIVWRESVEALLVVGILNAWMNQNPQGRAGKPYLWGGVALGIALAVLLAVALFSASTLMAGSQDVFQTVMEFMASGLIVQMVLWMREHGRTLKKELESGLADNASSANWWGVTTLVAIAVAREGSETVVFLYGMLGSADGQTLLNMSGAALMGLGLAFLTFYILQLGGKVLSWRLFFRVTEIMLLLLGASLFLAAVEKLISMEILPALIDPLWDSSALLDDATPAGGVVASLTGYRAHPALMSLLAYLSFWAGVFGLFFWRKRRQAV
- a CDS encoding 4Fe-4S binding protein — protein: MKPLADHRRRPELVRPLAGGCGGHAPAGNGRLAVVGNWLRDHAGTLRLLQWLVVLVYAALLLIPAWLPLPGDSARIVNNLTIFAQFVFWGIWWPFVLLSMVLFGRLWCGVLCPEGALSEWAAKKGLGRPIPRWMRWDGWPFVAFALTTLYGQLVSVYQYPKAALLVLGGSTVAAIAIGLVYTRGKRAWCRHLCPVNGVFSLLSKLAPMHYKVDEQRWQESARQSGVIRIQAVDCAPLQPLRHMQGGSGCHMCGRCSGHRDAISLSLRSPAEEVVKVAAKEATVWQTLLIVYGLLGIAMGGFHWTASPWFVDMKQAAAEWLVDHDIMWPLDTNAPWWLLTHYPDHNDVFSWLDGMAIIAYMLGTALVIGSGLLLALSCAVRLAGAWRSQRLHHLAQSLIPLAGIGVFLGLSALTVTLLKAEGIATGWANDLRLGLLLLANVWSLWLAAGIVRQWQAGWRTLPALACLLAGMALVDAAWGFMFWWW
- the ybaK gene encoding Cys-tRNA(Pro) deacylase — encoded protein: MSKEKAPVTQAIRVLREHKVEYSEHLYKYEDKGGTTVSARELGVDEHCVVKTLIMEDEQKHPLIVLMHGDREVGTGMLAKQIGAKKINPCDPKTADKHSGYQVGGTSPFGTRHPMPVYMESSIAELARIYINGGKRGFLIGIDPQEVIRVLQPVLVQAAA
- a CDS encoding LysR family transcriptional regulator; translation: MELRQLRNFLAVAEELHFGRAAKRLHISQPALSFDIRKLEERIGVQLFLRNSKEVRLTQCGDALLIKCRSLLESADELQQMLRSYAQGKKGFIRLGFINSMLHLGLPQAVQRFAAQYPGVDIALKEMGTHEQIQAIEQRQIDLGCANGAHLPASIQAQTMLEEDFVCCLPLEHPLHAQQCIPLPSLQQQPFILFAPEVSPHFHHQILAQCAAAGFHPRILHQARTWKSIITMVGLGLGVALLPAGLQHIDTDRVCYRPVPDSRLKTQIMLLCRQEEQESCIQLLGKELLCSIRPAAR
- a CDS encoding acyl-CoA dehydrogenase family protein; its protein translation is MHQDGHGGNNIPDSRNCNFFASDKDLGALLSLHLGADYYSGIKKQLFDLGGRVTAELDELALLADRNPPVLYPRNRRAEPVDHIEKHPAYIKLEEVAYSELGLASLSHDGKNNPPLLKYALTYLFVQAEFGLCCPVSMTDSLTRTLCKFGEPDLVARYLPFLSTRDFDQLYQGAMFITEQQAGSDVGQVATRAVCSQAADGSKQWQLYGDKWFCSNPDAELAMVLARPEGAPEGIHGLGLFLLPKHLPDGTRNAYRIVRLKPKMGTRSMASGEIVLEGATAYLIGQIGRGFQQMADMINMSRLSNGVRSAGLMRRALSEALHVASHRHAFGQRLIDMPLMQRQLLKMLLPTEQGRSMFMHTAQMLGRADAGDASAQGAVRLLTPLIKFRTCRDARRVTGDAMEVRGGLGYIEEWSDARIVRDAHLGSIWEGTSNIVALDILRAVKRAGALPPLLAHALALLDEAGLPAASDQLFRRVLRQAADNLLQVAERGDEQSIRQVGSQFYHVLTALFMAWESARLAPDYRRLAIAHLVLRHRVLPRDPMQLDADALAPALAAKLLEVQPCSLGEAMACLPAGAQP